From one Streptomyces sp. NBC_01478 genomic stretch:
- a CDS encoding outer membrane protein assembly factor BamB family protein produces MTQPPPPPPNQPPQQGGGFGPPQNQPQNQPQNQPQNQPQNQPQDQPPQQPPPPVYGYPQAPPPPQQPGYGYPGQQPNPYAQQPNPYGQQPGYGYPGQGHPQGHPGQPTMPLHPQPGQPGGGGRKFGASAVIITAAVVAIALIVGGGIWYSSSQSGKDDDKKNSADPTPSDNKGGTGGTTSGGKEKVPADTASKVLFQVPMPKVSDTMVTSGSWLTDKVYAKSGSAEVNGYDRDTGAKLWTIKLPGPVCQATKHTTTDDKTAILYEPAMPTKDKPSHGCSQIAALDLNTGTKLWTKTANSGDQPISFENVTVGANTVAVGSTDGGAAFDIATGKVLWSPKVADCYDAGYGGGAKLVAVRKCGTYDARVLHIQTIDPVSGKVISDYKMAQGIEYASIVSTDPLVVAADVGDSAGDGSGISDFFSIDNKTGALRSHILAPGKQYAARCDGITRVEACTELAVGNDRLYVPTEEHDGSGDSYSRTNEIVAFDLATGKQTGQRADAGDGYTITPLRMDGANVIAYKSPPYDKGGQIVSIDGDSFKETELLENPSTETVRGAETSFLPDYAEILYAEGHLYMSAVYASKPSSSSTEDKDLAIAFGTSG; encoded by the coding sequence ATGACCCAGCCGCCCCCGCCCCCGCCGAACCAGCCCCCGCAACAGGGCGGCGGCTTCGGCCCGCCCCAGAACCAGCCCCAGAACCAGCCCCAGAACCAGCCCCAGAACCAGCCCCAGAACCAGCCCCAGGACCAGCCTCCGCAGCAGCCGCCCCCGCCGGTCTACGGCTACCCGCAGGCACCGCCCCCGCCCCAGCAGCCGGGCTACGGCTACCCCGGCCAGCAGCCCAACCCGTACGCCCAGCAGCCCAACCCCTATGGCCAGCAGCCGGGTTACGGCTACCCGGGGCAGGGCCATCCGCAGGGCCACCCCGGTCAGCCGACCATGCCGCTGCACCCGCAGCCGGGCCAACCGGGCGGCGGCGGGCGGAAGTTCGGGGCGTCCGCGGTGATCATCACGGCGGCGGTCGTGGCGATCGCGCTGATCGTCGGCGGCGGCATCTGGTACTCGTCATCCCAGTCGGGCAAGGACGACGACAAGAAGAACAGCGCCGACCCCACCCCTTCGGACAACAAGGGCGGTACGGGCGGCACGACGTCCGGCGGCAAGGAGAAGGTCCCCGCCGACACCGCCTCCAAGGTCCTCTTCCAGGTCCCGATGCCCAAGGTCAGCGACACCATGGTGACGTCCGGTTCCTGGCTCACCGACAAGGTGTACGCCAAGAGCGGCAGCGCCGAGGTCAACGGCTACGACCGAGACACGGGCGCGAAGCTGTGGACGATCAAGCTCCCGGGCCCGGTCTGCCAGGCCACCAAGCACACCACCACAGACGACAAGACGGCCATCCTCTACGAGCCCGCCATGCCGACCAAGGACAAGCCCTCGCACGGCTGCAGCCAGATCGCGGCGCTCGACCTCAACACGGGCACCAAGCTGTGGACGAAGACCGCCAACTCCGGTGACCAGCCGATCAGTTTCGAGAACGTCACCGTCGGCGCGAACACGGTCGCCGTGGGCAGCACCGACGGCGGAGCCGCCTTCGACATCGCCACCGGCAAGGTCCTGTGGAGCCCGAAGGTCGCCGACTGCTACGACGCCGGTTATGGCGGCGGCGCCAAGCTGGTCGCGGTGCGCAAGTGCGGTACGTACGACGCGCGCGTGCTGCACATCCAGACCATCGACCCGGTCTCCGGGAAAGTGATCTCGGACTACAAGATGGCCCAGGGCATCGAGTACGCGAGCATCGTGTCGACCGACCCGCTGGTCGTCGCGGCCGACGTCGGCGACAGCGCGGGCGACGGCAGCGGCATCTCCGATTTCTTCTCCATCGACAACAAGACCGGTGCGCTGCGCTCCCACATCTTGGCGCCGGGCAAGCAGTACGCGGCCCGCTGCGACGGCATCACCCGCGTCGAGGCCTGCACCGAACTGGCCGTAGGCAACGACCGGTTGTACGTGCCGACCGAGGAACACGACGGCTCCGGCGACTCCTACAGCCGGACCAACGAGATCGTCGCCTTCGACCTCGCAACCGGCAAGCAGACCGGCCAGCGCGCCGACGCCGGCGACGGCTACACGATCACCCCGCTGCGGATGGACGGCGCCAACGTCATCGCCTACAAGTCCCCGCCGTACGACAAGGGCGGCCAGATCGTCAGCATCGACGGCGACTCCTTCAAGGAGACCGAGCTGCTGGAGAACCCGAGCACGGAGACGGTACGGGGGG
- a CDS encoding outer membrane protein assembly factor BamB family protein: protein MTQPPDQPPSGGYGAPPNQPPQPPAGGFGAPVPPQPGYGYPQQPGPYGQQPGPYGYPQQPGPYGQQPPYGGYGYPPPPPPQFTPQPPSGKGPFKGRPALVIAAAVAGLLVVGGTVWAVTSGGDDKKPVAEQSDSPKPTGSDDPANPGDGSGDGGKDPENLNEGRKSGEAKVLWYKEAPDAPGSGADAPGMWITGKSAVKAAYKEVVAYNVGNGSPTWPTITFPQKICAVTPQKSADDKIVVAYESGVSDNAKCNHLQQLDLNTGAKGWTATVPDGDLFDSALSIGLTVTGKTLMVGRSESGIAYDIGTGKKLYEKKKYGAACFPGAFAGGTRLISVASCGAGSSTEHDEVQELDPATGAAKWTKAIPKGWTVDHVYSVDPVVLYMTDSDHKHWNISTLKSDGSVRSQVDSKAAFAPSCGLSILDDLQGCQGVAADASTLYLPTEATTGANQIVAIDLATGKEKWRVKSPAAVSMVPVKAEGGQLTAYVEASYAAGGQIVSVPTTGSAHTTTKLLQMPAGTAQIESSFYSRDIDYVDGRFYISSTRLNGNDDTKEKLMLAYGK from the coding sequence ATGACTCAGCCGCCCGACCAGCCGCCGTCCGGCGGTTACGGAGCGCCGCCGAACCAACCGCCTCAGCCACCGGCGGGCGGCTTCGGGGCTCCCGTTCCACCGCAGCCGGGATACGGCTACCCGCAGCAGCCGGGTCCGTACGGCCAACAGCCCGGCCCCTACGGCTATCCGCAGCAGCCCGGTCCCTACGGGCAGCAGCCCCCCTACGGCGGCTACGGCTACCCGCCGCCCCCGCCACCGCAGTTCACCCCGCAGCCGCCCTCCGGCAAAGGCCCCTTCAAGGGCAGGCCCGCCCTCGTGATCGCGGCCGCCGTCGCGGGTCTCCTGGTCGTCGGCGGCACGGTGTGGGCGGTCACGAGCGGCGGCGACGACAAGAAGCCGGTGGCGGAGCAGAGCGACAGCCCGAAGCCCACCGGCAGCGACGACCCCGCCAACCCGGGTGACGGCAGCGGCGACGGCGGCAAGGACCCCGAGAACCTCAACGAGGGCCGTAAGTCCGGCGAGGCGAAGGTGCTCTGGTACAAGGAGGCGCCGGACGCGCCCGGTTCCGGCGCCGACGCCCCCGGCATGTGGATCACCGGCAAGTCGGCGGTGAAGGCGGCGTACAAGGAAGTCGTCGCCTACAACGTGGGCAACGGCAGCCCGACCTGGCCCACGATCACCTTCCCGCAGAAGATCTGCGCGGTCACCCCGCAGAAGTCGGCCGACGACAAGATCGTGGTGGCGTACGAGAGCGGGGTCAGCGACAACGCCAAGTGCAATCACCTCCAGCAGCTCGACCTGAACACCGGGGCGAAGGGCTGGACGGCGACCGTCCCGGACGGCGACCTCTTCGACAGCGCGCTCAGCATCGGGCTGACCGTCACCGGAAAGACGCTGATGGTCGGGCGCTCGGAGTCCGGGATCGCCTACGACATCGGCACCGGCAAGAAGCTCTACGAGAAGAAGAAGTACGGCGCGGCCTGCTTCCCGGGCGCGTTCGCGGGCGGCACCCGGCTGATCTCCGTCGCGTCCTGCGGGGCGGGCTCCTCGACCGAGCACGACGAGGTGCAGGAGCTGGACCCGGCGACCGGCGCGGCCAAGTGGACCAAGGCGATCCCCAAGGGCTGGACGGTGGACCACGTCTACTCCGTGGACCCGGTCGTCCTCTACATGACCGACTCGGACCACAAGCACTGGAACATCTCGACGCTGAAGAGCGACGGTTCGGTCCGCTCGCAGGTCGACTCCAAGGCCGCCTTCGCACCCTCCTGCGGTCTGTCGATCCTCGACGACCTCCAGGGCTGCCAGGGCGTCGCGGCCGACGCGAGCACCCTGTACCTGCCGACGGAGGCGACGACCGGCGCCAACCAGATCGTCGCGATCGACCTCGCCACCGGCAAGGAGAAGTGGCGCGTCAAGTCGCCCGCGGCCGTGTCGATGGTGCCGGTCAAGGCCGAGGGCGGACAGCTCACCGCCTACGTCGAGGCCTCCTACGCCGCGGGCGGCCAGATCGTGTCCGTCCCGACGACCGGCTCCGCGCACACCACGACGAAGCTGCTCCAGATGCCGGCGGGCACGGCACAGATCGAGTCGAGCTTCTACTCCCGGGACATCGACTACGTCGACGGCCGCTTCTACATCTCCTCGACCCGGCTGAACGGCAATGACGACACGAAGGAGAAGTTGATGCTCGCCTACGGCAAGTGA
- a CDS encoding ABC-F family ATP-binding cassette domain-containing protein: MAVNLVNVENVSKVYGTRALLDGVSLGVSEGDRIGVVGRNGDGKTTLIRMLAKLEESDTGRVTHSGGLRLGVLTQHDSLDPEATVRHEVIRDMEDHEWAGNAKIRDVLTGLFGGLDMPGFPQGLDTVIGPLSGGERRRIALAKLLIEDQDLVVLDEPTNHLDVEGIAWLAQHLRERRSALVCVTHDRWFLDQVCTRMWDVQKGDVYEYEGGYTDYVFARAERERIAATEETKRQNLVRKELAWLRRGAPARTSKPRFRVEAANELIADVPPPRDSSELMKFASSRLGRTVFDLEDVTVQAGPKVLLKHITWHLGPGDRIGLVGVNGAGKTSLLRAMTEAARSDGETQPAAGKVVVGKTVKLAYLSQEVAELKPTLRVLEAVQQVRERVDLGKGREMTAGQLCETFGFNKEKQWTPVGDLSGGERRRLQLLRLLMDEPNVLFLDEPTNDLDIETLTQLEDVLDGWPGSMIVISHDRFFVERTTDKVYALLGDATLRMLPRGIDEYLERRHRMEEVAAAAVPVVEKAAPAVSAADQRAAKKELQKIERQLDKVSEKEAKLHAQIADNATDFAKVAELDAQLRDLSGERDELELRWLELAEDA; encoded by the coding sequence ATGGCCGTCAACCTGGTCAATGTCGAGAACGTCAGCAAGGTGTACGGCACCCGTGCCCTGCTCGACGGTGTCTCGCTCGGTGTCTCCGAAGGGGACCGGATCGGGGTCGTGGGCCGCAACGGAGACGGCAAGACCACCCTGATCCGGATGCTCGCCAAGCTGGAGGAGTCCGACACCGGCCGCGTCACCCACTCCGGCGGACTCCGCCTCGGCGTCCTCACCCAGCACGACTCCCTCGACCCGGAGGCGACCGTCCGCCACGAGGTCATCCGGGACATGGAAGACCACGAGTGGGCGGGCAACGCCAAGATCCGCGACGTACTGACGGGACTCTTCGGCGGGCTCGACATGCCGGGCTTCCCGCAGGGCCTGGACACCGTGATCGGCCCGCTCTCCGGCGGCGAGCGGCGCCGTATCGCGCTCGCCAAGCTGCTCATCGAGGACCAGGACCTGGTCGTCCTCGACGAGCCGACGAACCACCTCGACGTCGAGGGCATCGCCTGGCTCGCCCAGCACCTGCGCGAGCGCCGCTCCGCGCTCGTCTGCGTGACCCACGACCGCTGGTTCCTGGACCAGGTCTGCACCCGGATGTGGGACGTGCAGAAGGGCGACGTCTACGAGTACGAGGGCGGCTACACCGACTACGTCTTCGCCCGCGCCGAGCGCGAGCGCATCGCCGCCACCGAGGAGACCAAGCGGCAGAACCTGGTCCGCAAGGAGCTGGCCTGGCTGCGCCGGGGCGCCCCCGCCCGTACGTCGAAGCCGCGCTTCCGCGTCGAGGCCGCCAACGAACTGATCGCGGACGTGCCGCCGCCGCGCGACAGCAGCGAGCTGATGAAGTTCGCCTCCTCGCGCCTGGGCCGGACCGTCTTCGACCTGGAGGACGTGACCGTCCAGGCAGGCCCCAAGGTGCTGCTGAAGCACATCACCTGGCACCTCGGCCCCGGCGACCGTATCGGCCTGGTCGGCGTCAACGGCGCCGGCAAGACCTCCCTGCTGCGCGCCATGACCGAGGCCGCCCGCAGCGACGGCGAGACACAGCCCGCGGCCGGCAAGGTCGTCGTGGGAAAGACGGTGAAGCTCGCCTACCTCTCGCAGGAGGTGGCCGAACTCAAGCCCACGCTGCGGGTGTTGGAGGCCGTGCAGCAGGTGCGCGAGCGGGTCGATCTCGGCAAGGGGCGGGAGATGACCGCCGGGCAGTTGTGCGAGACGTTCGGGTTCAACAAGGAGAAGCAGTGGACGCCGGTCGGTGACCTGTCCGGCGGTGAGCGGCGCAGGCTCCAACTCCTCCGGCTCCTCATGGACGAGCCGAACGTCCTCTTCCTCGACGAGCCCACCAACGACCTCGACATCGAGACGCTGACGCAGTTGGAGGACGTCCTCGACGGCTGGCCAGGGTCGATGATCGTGATCTCCCACGACCGGTTCTTCGTCGAGCGCACCACCGACAAGGTGTACGCCCTCCTCGGCGACGCGACGCTGCGGATGCTGCCGCGCGGTATCGACGAGTACCTGGAGCGGCGCCACCGTATGGAGGAAGTGGCCGCGGCCGCCGTCCCCGTCGTGGAGAAGGCCGCGCCCGCCGTGAGCGCCGCCGACCAGCGGGCCGCGAAGAAGGAACTCCAGAAGATCGAGCGGCAGTTGGACAAGGTCTCCGAGAAGGAGGCCAAGCTGCACGCCCAGATCGCCGACAACGCCACGGACTTCGCGAAAGTCGCCGAACTGGACGCCCAGTTGCGGGACTTGAGCGGCGAGCGCGACGAGCTGGAGCTGCGATGGCTGGAACTCGCCGAGGACGCGTGA
- a CDS encoding alpha/beta fold hydrolase — MLFDFTLDHDGERLGGVYGGDPSGATAVVLHGAGTGSTERLLPLVGEFVAHGCRGIAFDFSGHGQSSGKLGELSLRRRFEQAVAVIDAYAGTDGPLVLVGFSMSGQTVADLVRHYGDRVAALGLCAPAVYAAEAWDVPFGDGNGRFSGIIRQPESWREAPALQVLRAHEGRAVLAVPGTDAVIPPAVTEAVQDALAARAQYARFELPDARHQLGMWFRDHGDDRREFVESVLTGLDDRGWTATRAWVAKQLGDDRSVTDARLLYGGWSSQMRRLTLDDGTDLVQRTFVKPFFRHHGPGLLAREASVLALLAGRAGIPAPDLVAVDATAEHCDHPTLLMSALPGRVRVDEDDLDRRLDLLAAQLVRVHGVVPDERPRTYQAWTSPERVRTPRGPLWERAVDVIRRDPPPYEGCFLHRDFHPGNVLFTGAGRGLRISGVVDWVETSWGPADLDVAHCSTALALLHGPEHGLDFRERYEAHGGRQLADAPDHLYWRLIDALHYCPDAVKLAGPWRELGRDDLTSEVLAERLEAYVDGLLRRYG, encoded by the coding sequence ATGCTCTTCGACTTCACGCTCGACCACGACGGCGAACGGCTCGGCGGCGTGTACGGCGGTGATCCGTCCGGGGCCACCGCCGTGGTGCTGCACGGCGCGGGCACCGGCAGCACGGAGCGACTGCTCCCGCTGGTAGGGGAGTTCGTGGCCCACGGCTGCCGAGGGATCGCCTTCGACTTCTCCGGGCACGGCCAAAGCAGCGGAAAGCTCGGTGAGTTGAGCCTGCGGAGGCGGTTCGAGCAGGCCGTCGCGGTGATCGACGCATACGCGGGGACGGACGGGCCGCTGGTCCTGGTCGGGTTCAGCATGAGCGGCCAGACGGTGGCCGATCTCGTCCGGCACTACGGGGACCGGGTGGCGGCACTGGGGCTGTGCGCGCCCGCCGTGTACGCCGCCGAGGCGTGGGACGTGCCCTTCGGGGACGGGAACGGCCGGTTCAGCGGCATCATCCGGCAGCCGGAAAGCTGGCGGGAGGCCCCCGCGCTTCAGGTGCTGCGGGCCCACGAGGGCCGGGCGGTGCTCGCCGTGCCGGGCACCGACGCGGTGATCCCGCCCGCGGTGACCGAGGCCGTACAGGACGCGCTGGCAGCGCGCGCCCAGTACGCGCGGTTCGAACTTCCGGACGCGCGGCACCAGTTGGGCATGTGGTTCCGCGATCACGGCGATGACCGGCGGGAGTTCGTCGAGTCGGTGCTGACCGGCCTCGACGACCGTGGCTGGACGGCCACGCGTGCGTGGGTGGCCAAGCAGCTCGGCGACGACCGGTCGGTCACCGACGCGCGTCTTCTGTACGGTGGTTGGAGCTCCCAGATGCGCCGGCTCACCCTCGACGACGGCACGGACCTGGTCCAACGGACCTTCGTCAAGCCGTTCTTCCGCCACCACGGGCCCGGGCTGCTGGCCCGCGAGGCGTCCGTCCTGGCGCTGCTCGCCGGACGGGCGGGCATCCCGGCGCCTGATCTCGTCGCCGTGGACGCCACGGCCGAACACTGCGACCACCCGACCCTGTTGATGTCCGCGCTGCCCGGCCGCGTCCGCGTGGACGAGGACGACCTCGACCGGCGCCTGGACCTGCTCGCGGCCCAACTCGTCCGCGTCCACGGCGTCGTACCGGACGAGAGACCGCGCACGTACCAGGCGTGGACATCGCCGGAGCGCGTCCGCACCCCGCGCGGCCCCCTGTGGGAGCGGGCCGTCGACGTGATCCGCCGCGACCCGCCGCCGTACGAAGGCTGCTTCCTGCACCGCGACTTCCACCCCGGGAACGTGCTCTTCACGGGAGCCGGGCGCGGGCTGCGGATCAGCGGTGTCGTGGACTGGGTCGAGACCTCGTGGGGACCTGCCGACCTGGACGTGGCGCACTGCTCGACCGCGCTCGCCCTGCTGCACGGCCCGGAGCACGGGCTGGACTTCCGCGAGCGGTACGAGGCACACGGCGGCCGCCAACTCGCCGACGCCCCCGACCACTTGTACTGGCGGCTGATCGACGCCCTGCACTACTGCCCCGACGCGGTGAAACTGGCCGGGCCGTGGCGTGAGCTGGGGCGGGACGATCTCACGTCCGAGGTGTTGGCGGAGCGGCTGGAGGCGTACGTGGACGGACTGCTGCGGCGATACGGCTGA
- a CDS encoding peptidoglycan recognition protein family protein — MVFAATDSGSTPDTSGDAAPSGTKPETFPATRTATATGTAPATTAFAASYVGLRWTGDPDGAGIRLADGAWQRTGTGCATVDGGGTALVAADEATAYEVKAPAGASDVRTVAIDCTRGPDRTFHVPSEATRVRGVRYLSRPAWGADESKRYKDGKVNSPEAYYPLQSITVHHTDTPNADPDPAATVRGIYEYHAVTLDWGDIGYHFLVDEAGVVYEGRYSGDDLVPAFDPDGDLVTAFHTAGFNSGNLGIALIGTLVSQPPTDAAKASLIRLIKVITRFKGLDPQAEITYTNPVNGVKKDNETISGHRDWLQTD; from the coding sequence GTGGTCTTCGCGGCCACCGACTCCGGCTCCACCCCCGACACGAGCGGCGACGCGGCTCCCTCGGGCACGAAGCCGGAGACCTTCCCGGCCACCCGCACCGCCACCGCCACCGGCACCGCGCCGGCCACCACGGCCTTCGCCGCGTCCTACGTCGGCCTGCGCTGGACCGGCGACCCCGACGGCGCCGGCATCCGCCTCGCGGACGGCGCCTGGCAGCGGACCGGCACCGGCTGCGCGACCGTCGACGGCGGCGGTACGGCCCTGGTCGCGGCCGACGAGGCCACCGCCTACGAGGTGAAGGCACCGGCAGGCGCGAGCGACGTCCGCACGGTCGCGATCGACTGCACCCGAGGCCCCGACCGCACCTTCCACGTGCCGTCCGAGGCGACCCGCGTCCGTGGCGTCCGCTACCTCTCGCGCCCGGCCTGGGGCGCCGACGAGTCGAAGCGGTACAAGGACGGCAAGGTCAACTCCCCCGAGGCGTACTACCCGTTGCAGTCGATCACGGTCCACCACACGGACACCCCGAACGCCGACCCGGACCCGGCCGCGACCGTCCGAGGGATCTACGAGTACCACGCGGTCACCCTCGACTGGGGCGACATCGGCTACCACTTCCTCGTCGACGAGGCGGGCGTCGTCTACGAGGGCCGCTACTCCGGCGACGACCTCGTCCCGGCCTTCGACCCCGACGGCGACCTGGTCACCGCCTTCCACACGGCGGGCTTCAACTCCGGCAACCTCGGCATCGCCCTGATCGGCACCCTGGTGTCCCAGCCCCCGACGGACGCGGCGAAGGCGTCGTTGATCCGGCTGATCAAGGTCATCACCCGCTTCAAGGGCCTCGACCCCCAGGCCGAGATCACCTACACCAACCCGGTCAACGGCGTGAAGAAGGACAACGAGACGATCAGCGGCCACCGGGACTGGCTCCAGACGGACTGA
- a CDS encoding sensor histidine kinase, translating into MRVLRTPARLRPRSVRAKIVALLMLPIVSLMALWGFAAVTTASSIADTETAKDVNSELLTPVAEFVTAVQGERTAALRYADAPGAFTAAAKVTDTAASALRDGVDDSSSDAALIDSSLPGRIDKLEADATGLAALRATAAAKDAKSTDTYGSYSAIVEHGFAVTGALTRDETAADASDARVVLELSRAREAVAQEQALLGAARTGGELTKEQYALFVGAVATQRELLEPAVADLKTEHRKAYRTLLDGTGYSQLQAIENRVRSAGPGASAASASFLRGWDSTAGGVLTGLDAAETRAGTGATAAADPFGWDTLGASGIAVVLGLVGVLLSLLVSVLVGRGLIVELLDLRNSALEVAGRSLPRAMRRLHAGQGVDIDAEAPMRRLAGDELAQVGTALTAVQRAALRAASERAELLSGISGVYVSLARRSQVLLHRQLDLLDAMVRRQRDPAELHELYRVDYLATRMRRHSESLLILSGIAPGRGWRDPIPLSDILRAAVAEIENSARVQLWAVPKVSLTGGSVADVIHLLAELVENATAFSPPSTQVQVRAARLREGVLIEIEDSGFGMKDDAMADANRKIQSEKVDLLDAKQIGLFVVNRLRERQGLRVEIRHSQSGGVTAAVLIPEGLMRDDMPVGDQQQAPGGRGLAPASALVPQQRLRGAGA; encoded by the coding sequence ATGCGTGTCCTTCGCACGCCGGCGCGACTGCGCCCCCGATCGGTCCGGGCGAAGATCGTCGCCCTGTTGATGCTGCCCATCGTGTCCCTGATGGCCCTGTGGGGCTTCGCCGCGGTGACGACCGCGTCGAGCATCGCCGACACCGAGACCGCCAAGGACGTCAACTCCGAACTCCTCACCCCCGTCGCCGAGTTCGTCACCGCGGTGCAGGGCGAGCGGACCGCCGCCCTGCGGTACGCGGACGCCCCGGGCGCCTTCACCGCCGCCGCGAAGGTCACCGACACGGCCGCCTCCGCGCTGCGCGACGGCGTCGACGACTCCAGTTCGGACGCGGCGCTCATCGACTCCTCGCTGCCGGGCCGTATCGACAAGCTGGAGGCCGACGCCACCGGCCTCGCGGCGCTGCGCGCGACGGCCGCCGCCAAGGACGCCAAGTCGACGGACACGTACGGCAGTTACTCGGCGATCGTCGAGCACGGCTTCGCCGTCACCGGCGCGCTCACCCGCGACGAGACCGCCGCCGACGCCTCCGACGCCCGCGTGGTGCTCGAACTGTCCCGGGCCCGCGAGGCAGTTGCCCAGGAACAGGCGCTGCTCGGCGCCGCCCGCACCGGCGGTGAGCTGACCAAGGAGCAGTACGCGCTGTTCGTCGGCGCCGTGGCCACCCAGCGCGAACTGCTCGAACCCGCGGTCGCCGACCTCAAGACCGAGCACCGGAAGGCGTACCGCACGCTCCTCGACGGCACCGGCTACAGCCAACTCCAGGCGATCGAGAACCGGGTACGCAGCGCGGGCCCGGGTGCCTCCGCCGCGTCCGCGAGCTTCCTGCGCGGCTGGGACTCCACCGCGGGCGGAGTGCTCACCGGGCTCGACGCGGCCGAGACCAGGGCCGGTACGGGCGCGACGGCCGCGGCCGACCCGTTCGGCTGGGACACGCTCGGCGCCTCCGGGATCGCCGTCGTGCTCGGCCTCGTCGGCGTGCTGCTGTCGCTGCTCGTCTCCGTGCTAGTCGGCCGCGGCCTCATCGTCGAACTCCTCGACCTGCGCAACTCCGCCCTCGAAGTGGCCGGCCGCAGCCTCCCGCGGGCCATGCGCAGACTGCACGCCGGCCAGGGCGTCGACATCGACGCCGAGGCCCCCATGCGCCGCCTCGCCGGTGACGAACTCGCCCAGGTCGGCACCGCGTTGACCGCCGTCCAGCGCGCCGCCCTCAGGGCCGCCTCCGAACGCGCCGAACTCCTCAGCGGGATCTCCGGCGTCTACGTCAGCCTCGCCCGCCGCAGCCAGGTCCTCCTCCACCGCCAACTCGACCTGCTCGACGCGATGGTGCGCAGGCAGCGCGACCCGGCCGAACTCCACGAGCTGTACCGCGTCGACTACCTGGCCACCCGTATGCGCCGGCACTCCGAGAGCCTGCTGATCCTGTCCGGCATCGCGCCCGGCCGCGGCTGGCGGGACCCGATCCCGCTGTCCGACATCCTGCGCGCGGCCGTCGCCGAGATCGAGAACTCGGCCCGGGTGCAGCTCTGGGCCGTACCGAAGGTGTCGCTGACCGGCGGTTCCGTGGCCGACGTGATCCATCTGCTCGCCGAACTCGTCGAGAACGCCACGGCGTTCTCACCGCCCAGCACCCAGGTGCAGGTGCGCGCGGCCCGGCTGCGCGAGGGCGTCCTCATCGAGATCGAGGACAGCGGCTTCGGCATGAAGGACGATGCGATGGCCGACGCCAACCGCAAGATCCAGTCCGAGAAGGTCGACCTCCTCGACGCCAAGCAGATCGGCCTCTTCGTGGTCAACCGACTGCGCGAACGCCAGGGCCTGCGCGTGGAGATACGGCACTCGCAGAGCGGCGGGGTCACCGCCGCCGTCCTCATCCCCGAGGGCCTGATGCGCGACGACATGCCGGTCGGTGATCAGCAACAGGCGCCCGGCGGACGGGGGTTGGCGCCCGCGTCGGCCCTGGTCCCGCAGCAGCGGCTGCGCGGGGCCGGCGCCTGA
- a CDS encoding MHYT domain-containing protein: MGHMDHFSAGWVTPVLSYAMACVGAALGLRCTVRALEADGASKRNWLTLASVAIGSGIWTMHFVAMLGFSVEGTPIRYDVPLTVLSLLMSIGVVAAGVFTAGYGRSRVTSVAFGGLGTGVGVAAMHYTGMAALDLHGRIDYDPGLVIASVVIAVVAATAALTLTLVVRGPVLATVAALVMGLAVSTMHYTGMYAVSVTLTPSGAALSGATATEFIFPLAVVLGSFLFLASAYVALSPTGKHHESAIAAELLREVELATV, from the coding sequence ATGGGCCACATGGATCACTTCAGCGCGGGCTGGGTCACCCCGGTCCTGTCCTACGCGATGGCCTGCGTCGGCGCCGCGCTCGGACTGCGCTGCACCGTAAGGGCACTTGAGGCGGACGGCGCCTCCAAACGGAACTGGCTGACCCTCGCCTCCGTCGCCATCGGCTCCGGCATCTGGACCATGCACTTCGTGGCCATGCTCGGCTTCAGCGTCGAAGGCACCCCCATCCGCTACGACGTCCCGCTCACCGTCCTCAGCCTGCTGATGTCGATCGGCGTGGTCGCCGCCGGCGTCTTCACCGCCGGCTACGGCCGCTCCCGCGTGACGTCGGTCGCGTTCGGCGGACTCGGCACCGGCGTGGGCGTCGCGGCCATGCACTACACCGGCATGGCCGCGCTCGACCTGCACGGCCGGATCGACTACGACCCCGGGCTGGTCATCGCCTCCGTCGTGATCGCCGTCGTCGCCGCGACCGCCGCGCTCACCCTCACCCTGGTCGTCCGCGGCCCGGTCCTCGCCACGGTCGCCGCCCTCGTCATGGGACTCGCGGTCAGCACCATGCACTACACCGGCATGTACGCCGTGAGCGTCACCCTCACCCCCAGCGGCGCGGCCCTCTCCGGCGCCACCGCCACGGAGTTCATCTTCCCGCTCGCCGTCGTCCTCGGCTCCTTCCTCTTCCTGGCCTCGGCCTACGTCGCCCTCTCCCCGACCGGCAAACACCACGAGTCGGCCATCGCCGCGGAGTTGCTCCGCGAGGTCGAACTGGCCACGGTCTGA